The region CCAAAGCAGATCGGCAATGGAGGCGAAGTTCCTCTGTGGTAGGGGTTGTTCCTTGTTTCAATTCAATAAATGCACAGGCCGCCTCTCCCCAATGTTCATCAGGTCTTGCG is a window of SAR324 cluster bacterium DNA encoding:
- a CDS encoding acyl-CoA synthase, coding for ARPDEHWGEAACAFIELKQGTTPTTEELRLHCRSALAGFKVPKYYIFCDLPKTATGKIRKVELRDQAKIL